A window of the Tenebrio molitor chromosome 1, icTenMoli1.1, whole genome shotgun sequence genome harbors these coding sequences:
- the LOC138140689 gene encoding ninjurin-B-like, with protein sequence MVVESENLTQQNFVDKNGYVVIDVNNEDREKQETSISEETEFKKCEINNLASVEEKYDSETAEDVNTGEDVLDSNITEKQSNTYAAKKTVAQGMMDIALITANANQLRYIIEFNSHSSTYYLNLFLIVISLILQIGVGVSLIFKGRLDLRGQSKDKTAKKINNYVVIGIFLVTIINVFIASFTITNTK encoded by the exons ATGGTAGTGGAAAGCGAAAATTTGACTcagcaaaattttgttgacaAAAACGGGTACGTTGTTATCGATGTCAACAATGAAGATAGAGAAAAGCAag aAACATCAATTTCAGAGGAaactgaatttaaaaaatgcgaaaTAAACAACCTGGCTTCAGTGGAAGAGAAATACG attcTGAAACTGCAGAAGATGTAAATACTGGGGAAGATGTTCTCGATTCAAATATTACAGAAAAACAAAGTAATACGTACGCCGCAAAGAAGACAGTAGCTCAAG GAATGATGGACATAGCACTGATAACGGCAAACGCTAATCAGCTACGTTACATAATTGAATTCAACAGTCACAGTTCTACttattatttgaatttgtttttaatagttatttcgTTAATTTTGCAAATAGGAGTGGGTGTTTCGTTGATATTTAAAGGTCGACTCGATTTGCGAGGACAATCTAAAGacaaaacagcaaaaaaaatcaataactaCGTCGTCATTGGTATATTTCTAGTAAcaattattaatgtttttattgctagttttacaattacaaatacaaaataG